One region of Pygocentrus nattereri isolate fPygNat1 chromosome 14, fPygNat1.pri, whole genome shotgun sequence genomic DNA includes:
- the slc25a39 gene encoding solute carrier family 25 member 39 isoform X1, whose translation MRHLSRSSVQTVGRMGEGPTVSPSAAITPVQQMLASGTGALLTSLFVTPLDVVKIRLQAQQTPFYHALAGDSRSWRGLIRPSKWKCFLYCNGLMDHIYVCQNMTTCSTWYKTPTHFSGTLDAFVKITRHEGLRSLWSGLPPTLVMAVPATVIYFTCYDQLRDFLRYGMGYQGTHVPLIAGGLARLGAVTVISPLELVRTKMQSRQLSYSELRVCIRSAVAQNGWLSLWRGWGPTVLRDVPFSALYWFNYELVKAELCDRYRRPQASFAVSFTAGAVSGAIAAVMTLPFDVVKTHRQIQLGEMDTLGAPLKKPSSTWHIMKNIWSEVGYRGLFAGLSPRVIKVAPACAVMISTYEFGKAFFHKRNEEQRQRGA comes from the exons gttggCAGGATGGGTGAGGGTCCCACGGTCAGTCCCTCCGCTGCCATCACTCCAGTGCAGCAGATGTTGGCGTCTGGGACTGGAGCTTTACTGACCTCCCTCTTTg TGACGCCACTGGATGTGGTGAAGATCAGACTGCAGGCCCAGCAAACTCCCTTCTACCACG CCTTAGCAGGAGATTCTCGGTCCTGGAGGGGGTTGATACGTCCCTCAAAAT GGAAGTGCTTTCTGTATTGTAACGGACTGATGGACCACATCTACGTGTGCCAGAACATGACCACCTGCAGCACCTGGTACAAAACGCCCACTCACTTCAGTGGGACGCTG GATGCGTTTGTGAAAATCACGAGGCACGAGGGTCTGCGGTCTCTGTGGAGCGGCCTTCCTCCAACACT AGTCATGGCTGTTCCTGCCACGGTCATCTACTTCACCTGCTACGATCAGCTGAGGGACTTCCTGCGCTATGGCATGGGTTACCAGGGCACCCACGTGCCCCTCATTGCAGGAGGGCTGGCCAGAC tTGGAGCAGTGACCGTGATCAGTCCTCTGGAGCTTGTACGCACTAAGATGCAGTCTCGTCAGCTGTCCTACAGCGAGCTGAGAGTCTGTATCCGCTCGGCCGTGGCTCAGAACGGCTGGCTGTCTCTGTGGAGGGGCTGGGGGCCTACCGTCCTGCGGGATGTCCCTTTCTCTG CTCTGTACTGGTTTAACTATGAGCTGGTGAAGGCAGAGCTGTGTGACAGATACAGGAGGCCACAGGCTTCTTTTGCTGTCAGTTTCACTGCAGGAGCCGTTTCAGGAGCT ATAGCCGCAGTGATGACCCTGCCGTTTGACGTGGTGAAAACACACCGACAGATCCAGCTGGGAGAGATGGACACTCTAGGAG CCCCTCTGAAGAAGCCCTCTTCAACCTGGCACATAATGAAGAATATCTGGAGTGAGGTGGGGTATCGGGGGCTGTTTGCAG GCTTATCTCCACGGGTGATCAAAGTGGCCCCGGCATGTGCAGTCATGATCAGCACATACGAGTTTGGAAAGGCTTTCTTCCACAAGCGCAATGAGGAGCAGAGGCAGAGAGGAGCCTGA
- the slc25a39 gene encoding solute carrier family 25 member 39 isoform X3, whose product MRHLSRSSVQTVGRMGEGPTVSPSAAITPVQQMLASGTGALLTSLFVTPLDVVKIRLQAQQTPFYHGKCFLYCNGLMDHIYVCQNMTTCSTWYKTPTHFSGTLDAFVKITRHEGLRSLWSGLPPTLVMAVPATVIYFTCYDQLRDFLRYGMGYQGTHVPLIAGGLARLGAVTVISPLELVRTKMQSRQLSYSELRVCIRSAVAQNGWLSLWRGWGPTVLRDVPFSALYWFNYELVKAELCDRYRRPQASFAVSFTAGAVSGAIAAVMTLPFDVVKTHRQIQLGEMDTLGAPLKKPSSTWHIMKNIWSEVGYRGLFAGLSPRVIKVAPACAVMISTYEFGKAFFHKRNEEQRQRGA is encoded by the exons gttggCAGGATGGGTGAGGGTCCCACGGTCAGTCCCTCCGCTGCCATCACTCCAGTGCAGCAGATGTTGGCGTCTGGGACTGGAGCTTTACTGACCTCCCTCTTTg TGACGCCACTGGATGTGGTGAAGATCAGACTGCAGGCCCAGCAAACTCCCTTCTACCACG GGAAGTGCTTTCTGTATTGTAACGGACTGATGGACCACATCTACGTGTGCCAGAACATGACCACCTGCAGCACCTGGTACAAAACGCCCACTCACTTCAGTGGGACGCTG GATGCGTTTGTGAAAATCACGAGGCACGAGGGTCTGCGGTCTCTGTGGAGCGGCCTTCCTCCAACACT AGTCATGGCTGTTCCTGCCACGGTCATCTACTTCACCTGCTACGATCAGCTGAGGGACTTCCTGCGCTATGGCATGGGTTACCAGGGCACCCACGTGCCCCTCATTGCAGGAGGGCTGGCCAGAC tTGGAGCAGTGACCGTGATCAGTCCTCTGGAGCTTGTACGCACTAAGATGCAGTCTCGTCAGCTGTCCTACAGCGAGCTGAGAGTCTGTATCCGCTCGGCCGTGGCTCAGAACGGCTGGCTGTCTCTGTGGAGGGGCTGGGGGCCTACCGTCCTGCGGGATGTCCCTTTCTCTG CTCTGTACTGGTTTAACTATGAGCTGGTGAAGGCAGAGCTGTGTGACAGATACAGGAGGCCACAGGCTTCTTTTGCTGTCAGTTTCACTGCAGGAGCCGTTTCAGGAGCT ATAGCCGCAGTGATGACCCTGCCGTTTGACGTGGTGAAAACACACCGACAGATCCAGCTGGGAGAGATGGACACTCTAGGAG CCCCTCTGAAGAAGCCCTCTTCAACCTGGCACATAATGAAGAATATCTGGAGTGAGGTGGGGTATCGGGGGCTGTTTGCAG GCTTATCTCCACGGGTGATCAAAGTGGCCCCGGCATGTGCAGTCATGATCAGCACATACGAGTTTGGAAAGGCTTTCTTCCACAAGCGCAATGAGGAGCAGAGGCAGAGAGGAGCCTGA
- the slc25a39 gene encoding solute carrier family 25 member 39 isoform X2 produces MGEGPTVSPSAAITPVQQMLASGTGALLTSLFVTPLDVVKIRLQAQQTPFYHALAGDSRSWRGLIRPSKWKCFLYCNGLMDHIYVCQNMTTCSTWYKTPTHFSGTLDAFVKITRHEGLRSLWSGLPPTLVMAVPATVIYFTCYDQLRDFLRYGMGYQGTHVPLIAGGLARLGAVTVISPLELVRTKMQSRQLSYSELRVCIRSAVAQNGWLSLWRGWGPTVLRDVPFSALYWFNYELVKAELCDRYRRPQASFAVSFTAGAVSGAIAAVMTLPFDVVKTHRQIQLGEMDTLGAPLKKPSSTWHIMKNIWSEVGYRGLFAGLSPRVIKVAPACAVMISTYEFGKAFFHKRNEEQRQRGA; encoded by the exons ATGGGTGAGGGTCCCACGGTCAGTCCCTCCGCTGCCATCACTCCAGTGCAGCAGATGTTGGCGTCTGGGACTGGAGCTTTACTGACCTCCCTCTTTg TGACGCCACTGGATGTGGTGAAGATCAGACTGCAGGCCCAGCAAACTCCCTTCTACCACG CCTTAGCAGGAGATTCTCGGTCCTGGAGGGGGTTGATACGTCCCTCAAAAT GGAAGTGCTTTCTGTATTGTAACGGACTGATGGACCACATCTACGTGTGCCAGAACATGACCACCTGCAGCACCTGGTACAAAACGCCCACTCACTTCAGTGGGACGCTG GATGCGTTTGTGAAAATCACGAGGCACGAGGGTCTGCGGTCTCTGTGGAGCGGCCTTCCTCCAACACT AGTCATGGCTGTTCCTGCCACGGTCATCTACTTCACCTGCTACGATCAGCTGAGGGACTTCCTGCGCTATGGCATGGGTTACCAGGGCACCCACGTGCCCCTCATTGCAGGAGGGCTGGCCAGAC tTGGAGCAGTGACCGTGATCAGTCCTCTGGAGCTTGTACGCACTAAGATGCAGTCTCGTCAGCTGTCCTACAGCGAGCTGAGAGTCTGTATCCGCTCGGCCGTGGCTCAGAACGGCTGGCTGTCTCTGTGGAGGGGCTGGGGGCCTACCGTCCTGCGGGATGTCCCTTTCTCTG CTCTGTACTGGTTTAACTATGAGCTGGTGAAGGCAGAGCTGTGTGACAGATACAGGAGGCCACAGGCTTCTTTTGCTGTCAGTTTCACTGCAGGAGCCGTTTCAGGAGCT ATAGCCGCAGTGATGACCCTGCCGTTTGACGTGGTGAAAACACACCGACAGATCCAGCTGGGAGAGATGGACACTCTAGGAG CCCCTCTGAAGAAGCCCTCTTCAACCTGGCACATAATGAAGAATATCTGGAGTGAGGTGGGGTATCGGGGGCTGTTTGCAG GCTTATCTCCACGGGTGATCAAAGTGGCCCCGGCATGTGCAGTCATGATCAGCACATACGAGTTTGGAAAGGCTTTCTTCCACAAGCGCAATGAGGAGCAGAGGCAGAGAGGAGCCTGA
- the rpl3 gene encoding 60S ribosomal protein L3 produces the protein TDVRAHAVLIKHEGRVRSLSFSIGDEMSHRKFSAPRHGSLGFLPRKRSRRHRGKVKSFPKDDTSKPVHLTAFLGYKAGMTHIVREVDRPGSKVNKKEVVEAVTIVETPPMVVVGIVGYVLTPRGLRSFKTIFAEHISDECRRRFYKNWSKSKKKAFTKYCKKWQDEEGKKQLEKDFAAMKKYCKVVRIIAHTQMRLLPLRQKKSHLMEVQLNGGTISDKVDWAREKLEQAVPISTVFGQDEMIDVIGVTKGHGYKGVTSRWHTKKLPRKTHRGLRKVACIGAWHPARVAFSVARAGQKGYHHRTEINKKIYKIGQGYHTKDGKVIKNNASTDYDLSNKSINPMGGFVHYGEVKNDFLMLKGCVVGTKKRVLTLRKSLLVQTSRKASEKIDLKFIDTTSKFGHGRFQTADEKKAFMGPLKKDRLAKEETA, from the exons ACTGACGTGCGCGCCCACGCTGTCCTTATAAAACACGAGGGGCGGGTGCGCTCGCTCTCTTTTTCAATCGGAGACGAAATG tcTCACCGTAAGTTTTCGGCTCCACGCCACGGATCTCTGGGCTTCTTGCCCCGCAAGAGGAGCCGACGCCATCGTGGAAAGGTGAAGAGCTTCCCCAAGGATGACACCAGCAAGCCCGTTCACCTCACAGCCTTCCTCGGCTACAAGGCTGGAATGACCCACATTGTCCGTGAGGTCGACAGACCTGGCTCAA AGGTCAACAAAAAGGAGGTGGTTGAGGCGGTCACCATTGTGGAGACCCCTCCCATGGTCGTGGTTGGCATTGTCGGCTATGTCCTGACCCCTCGTGGCCTGCGTTCCTTCAAGACCATCTTTGCTGAACACATCAGTGATGAGTGCAGACGCCGCTTCTACAAGAACTG GTCCAAGTCCAAGAAGAAGGCCTTCACAAAGTACTGTAAGAAGTGGCAGGATGAGGAGGGTAAAAAGCAGCTGGAGAAGGACTTTGCTGCCATGAAGAAGTACTGCAAGGTTGTCCGTATCATCGCCCACACTCAG ATGCGCCTGCTGCCCCTTAGGCAGAAGAAGTCCCACCTCATGGAGGTCCAGTTGAATGGTGGCACCATCTCTGACAAGGTAGACTGGGCCAGAGAGAAGCTGGAGCAGGCTGTTCCCATCAGCACGGTATTTGGCCAGGATGAGATGATTGATGTCATTGGAGTCACCAAGGGTCATGGCTACAAGG GTGTGACGAGCCGTTGGCACACGAAGAAGCTGCCCCGTAAGACCCATCGTGGTCTGCGTAAGGTGGCTTGTATTGGAGCCTGGCATCCAGCCCGTGTGGCCTTCTCTGTTGCTCGTGCTGGTCAGAAGGGCTACCACCACCGCACAGAGATCAACAAGAAG ATCTACAAGATTGGACAGGGTTACCACACAAAGGACGGCAAAGTGATCAAGAACAATGCTTCCACTGATTACGATCTCTCCAACAAGAGCATCAACCCAATG GGTGGCTTTGTCCACTACGGTGAGGTGAAAAATGACTTCCTGATGCTGAAAGGCTGTGTTGTTGGGACCAAGAAGAGGGTGTTGACACTGCGCAAGTCCCTGCTGGTGCAGACCAGCCGTAAGGCTTCGGAGAAGATCGACCTCAAGTTCATCGACACCACCTCAAAGTTTGGCCACGGGCGCTTCCAGACTGCCGACGAGAAGAAGGCGTTCATG GGACCCCTCAAGAAAGACCGGCTCGCCAAGGAGGAAACTGCCTGA